One stretch of Streptomyces sp. NBC_00443 DNA includes these proteins:
- a CDS encoding DEAD/DEAH box helicase: MTTTAASSSSAPHSHHLSPAFPGRAPWGTASKLRAWQQGAMDKYIQEQPRDFLAVATPGAGKTTFALTLASWLLHHHVVQQVTVVAPTEHLKKQWAEAAARIGIKLDPEYSAGPLGKDYHGVAVTYAGVGVRPMLHRNRVEQRKTLVIIDEIHHAGDSKSWGEACLEAFEPATRRLALTGTPFRSDTNPIPFVAYEEGNDGIRRSAADYTYGYGNALADHVVRPVIFLSYSGNMRWRTKAGDEIAARLGEPMTKDAVSQAWRTALDPRGEWMPSVLRAADQRLTEVRKAIPDAGALVIASDQDSARAYAKLIREITGNKATLVLSDDAGASKRIDDFSGNNDRWMVAVRMVSEGVDVPRLAVGVYATTISTPLFFAQAVGRFVRSRRRGETASVFLPTVPDLLTFANEMEVERDHALDKPKKEGEEDPYAESEKEMEEANKEQDEDTGEQEQFSFEALESEAVFDRVLYDGAEFGMQAHPGSEEEQDYLGIPGLLEPDQVQLLLQKRQARQIAHSRKKPDTEADLLELPAERRPVVSHKEMMELRKQLNTMVSAYVHQSGKPHGVIHTELRRVCGGPPSAEATAGQLRQRIAKVQEWATRMR, from the coding sequence GTGACTACCACCGCCGCCAGCTCCAGCTCCGCCCCCCACTCCCACCACCTGTCACCCGCCTTCCCCGGCCGCGCCCCCTGGGGCACCGCCAGCAAGCTGCGTGCCTGGCAGCAGGGGGCGATGGACAAGTACATCCAGGAGCAGCCGCGTGACTTCCTCGCGGTCGCCACGCCCGGCGCCGGAAAGACGACGTTCGCGCTGACGCTGGCCTCCTGGCTGCTGCATCACCATGTCGTGCAGCAGGTCACCGTGGTCGCGCCCACCGAGCATCTGAAGAAGCAGTGGGCGGAGGCGGCCGCGCGTATAGGCATCAAGCTCGATCCCGAGTACAGCGCCGGGCCGCTCGGCAAGGACTACCACGGCGTCGCCGTGACCTACGCGGGTGTCGGTGTGCGGCCCATGCTCCACCGCAACCGGGTCGAGCAGCGCAAGACCCTCGTCATCATCGACGAGATCCACCACGCCGGTGACTCGAAGTCCTGGGGCGAGGCCTGCCTGGAGGCCTTCGAGCCCGCCACGCGACGACTCGCCCTCACCGGTACGCCGTTCCGGTCCGACACCAACCCCATCCCCTTCGTGGCGTACGAGGAGGGGAACGACGGAATCCGGCGGTCGGCCGCCGACTACACGTACGGCTACGGCAACGCCCTCGCCGACCACGTGGTGAGGCCGGTCATCTTCCTCTCCTACAGCGGCAACATGCGCTGGCGCACCAAGGCGGGCGACGAGATCGCCGCGCGGCTCGGCGAACCCATGACCAAGGATGCCGTCAGTCAGGCCTGGCGTACGGCGCTGGATCCGCGCGGCGAGTGGATGCCGAGCGTGCTGCGCGCCGCCGACCAGCGGCTGACGGAGGTCCGTAAGGCCATCCCGGACGCCGGTGCGCTCGTCATCGCCTCCGACCAGGACTCCGCGCGCGCGTACGCCAAGCTGATCCGTGAGATCACCGGCAACAAGGCGACCCTCGTCCTGTCCGACGACGCCGGGGCGTCCAAGCGGATCGACGACTTCAGCGGCAACAACGACCGGTGGATGGTCGCCGTACGCATGGTGTCCGAGGGCGTCGACGTGCCGCGCCTCGCCGTCGGCGTCTATGCCACCACCATCTCGACCCCGCTCTTCTTCGCGCAGGCCGTCGGCCGTTTCGTGCGGTCCAGGCGGCGCGGCGAGACCGCCTCCGTATTCCTGCCGACCGTCCCCGACCTCCTCACCTTCGCCAACGAGATGGAGGTCGAACGCGACCACGCCCTCGACAAGCCGAAGAAGGAGGGCGAGGAGGACCCGTACGCCGAATCCGAGAAGGAGATGGAGGAGGCGAACAAGGAGCAGGACGAGGACACCGGCGAGCAGGAGCAGTTCTCCTTCGAGGCGCTGGAGTCCGAGGCCGTCTTCGACCGGGTGCTCTACGACGGCGCCGAGTTCGGCATGCAGGCCCACCCCGGGAGCGAGGAGGAGCAGGACTACCTCGGGATTCCGGGGCTCCTCGAACCCGACCAGGTGCAGCTTCTCCTCCAGAAGCGGCAGGCCCGGCAGATCGCGCACAGCCGCAAGAAGCCGGATACCGAGGCCGACCTGCTGGAGCTGCCCGCCGAGCGGCGGCCCGTCGTCTCGCACAAGGAGATGATGGAGCTCCGCAAGCAGCTCAACACGATGGTGAGCGCGTACGTCCATCAGAGCGGCAAGCCGCACGGCGTCATCCACACCGAGCTGCGCCGGGTCTGCGGCGGACCGCCGAGCGCCGAGGCCACGGCCGGGCAGCTGCGGCAGCGCATCGCC